One genomic region from Pyxicephalus adspersus chromosome 1, UCB_Pads_2.0, whole genome shotgun sequence encodes:
- the PPT1 gene encoding palmitoyl-protein thioesterase 1, producing the protein MAGVKLAVLGLCLLSVCGEVVVDKAPVPLVIWHGMGDSCCNPLSMGSIKKMVEQQIPGIYVLSLKIGDNIVQDMENSFLLNVNTQVDMVCNQLAKDPNLQQGYNSMGFSQGGQFLRAVAQRCPSPPMKNLISIGGQQQGVFGFPQCPGEISHWCDWIRKILNVGAYTKAMQEHLVQAEYWHDPLNEEEYRNGSIFLADINQERGINESYKHNLQALNKFVMVKFLRDTMVDPPDSEWFGFYRPGQGKEIIPLQESSLYTEDRLGLKEMDKAGKLVFLAADGNHLQFSEEWFNEKILPFLH; encoded by the exons ATGGCGGGTGTGAAGCTTGCAGTGCTCGGCTTGTGCCTCCTGTCTGTGTGCGGAGAAGTTGTTGTGGACAAGGCTCCGGTGCCGCTCGTTATATGGCATGGGATGG GTGATAGCTGCTGTAACCCCCTGAGTATGGGCAGCataaagaagatggtggagcaGCAAATCCCCGGAATATATGTGCTTTCTCTGAAGATTGGTGACAACATTGTGCAG GACATGGAGAATAGCTTTTTGCTGAATGTAAATACGCAGGTCGATATGGTTTGTAATCAGCTTGCAAAAGACCCCAATCTTCAGCAGGGGTACAACAGCATGGGTTTCTCCCAGGGCGGACAGTTCTT gagGGCTGTTGCCCAGAGATGTCCCTCACCTCCTATGAAGAATTTAATTTCCATTGGAGGACAGCAGCAag GGGTTTTTGGCTTCCCTCAATGTCCTGGAGAAATCTCACATTGGTGTGACTGGATCAGAAAGATTTTGAATGTTGGAGCTTACACCAAGGCCATGCAGGAACA tcTGGTGCAAGCAGAGTACTGGCATGATCCACTTAATGAAGAGGAATACAGAAATGGCAGCATTTTCCTGGCAGATATCAACCAGGAGCGA gGTATAAATGAAAGTTACAAGCATAATCTCCAAGCTCTGAATAAGTTTGTTATGGTGAAATTCCTTAGAGACACCATGGTGGATCCTCCTGACTCAGAG tgGTTTGGGTTTTACAGACCTGGCCAAGGCAAAGAGATCATCCCATTACAGGAAAGCTCCTTGTATACTGAG GATCGTTTGGGATTGAAAGAGATGGATAAGGCTGGAAAGTTGGTTTTCTTAGCTGCAGATGGCAACCACCTCCAGTTTTCAGAGGAATGGTTTAATGAGAAAATTCTGCCCTTCCTCCACTAA
- the CAP1 gene encoding adenylyl cyclase-associated protein 1 translates to MADMQNLVERLEKAVGKLELLAGGSGGSSSPAEVAQFVQAYDSLINGSVEDFLKLSKQIGGDVQKQAELVYAAVNLQREVLVKASQFQQPDEKDLAALLAPLSSQIQAVQDYREKNRGSKQFNHLSAISESVPALGWVAVAPKPGPFVKEMTDAAMFYTNRVLKEFKEVDKKHVDWVRAYLNIWTELQAYIKEHHTTGLSWRKTGPKASGASLAPSAPAPPRAGPPPPPGGPPPPPPPPAPSSAPNDDSISRSQLFAQLNQGENITKGLKHVSDDMKTHKNPSLKAQTGPVRSGPKPFTSPKPTIVASPAAKPAPKKEPAMLELEGKKWRVENQENASNLVISDTELKQVVYIYKCVNSTLQIKGKINSITVDNCKKLGLVFEDAVGIVEIINSRDVKVQVLGKVPTISINKTDGCHVYLSKDSLKCEIISAKSSEMNVLVPGSGGEFSEFPVPEQFKTVWNGQKLVTTVTEIAG, encoded by the exons ATGGCGGACATGCAGAATTTAGTTGAACGTCTTGAGAAAGCAGTGGGGAAGCTGGAGCTTCTTGCAGGGGGTTCAGGTGGCAGCTCCAGCCCTGCAG AAGTGGCACAGTTTGTTCAGGCCTATGACTCGCTCATCAATGGATCTGTTGAAGACTTTTTGAAACTGAGCAAACAAATTGGTGGAGATGTTCAGAAGCAA GCAGAGCTTGTATACGCTGCCGTTAATCTGCAGCGCGAGGTTTTGGTAAAGGCATCACAGTTTCAGCAGCCAGATGAG AAGGATcttgctgctctgctcgctcccCTCTCGAGTCAGATTCAGGCTGTGCAGGATTACAGAGAGAAAAATCGAGGCAGCAAGCAATTTAATCATCTGTCTGCTATAAGTGAAAGTGTGCCTGCCCTTGGATGGGTAGCAGTG GCACCAAAGCCTGGTCCTTTTGTCAAGGAAATGACTGATGCAGCCATGTTTTACACAAACCGAGTGTTGAAGGAATTCAAGGAAGT GGACAAGAAACATGTAGACTGGGTTCGTGCATACTTAAACATTTGGACCGAGTTACAGGCTTACATTAAGGAGCATCATACAACAGGCCTAAGTTGGAGAAAGACA GGTCCAAAAGCCAGTGGGGCTTCGCTTGCACCAAGCGCACCAGCTCCCCCTAGGGCTGGGCCACCCCCTCCTCCTGGCGGacctcctcctcccccacctCCTCCAGCCCCTTCATCTGCTCCAAATGATGACTCCATCAGTCGATCCCAGCTATTTGCACAACTCAATCAGGGAGAGAATATCACTAAAG GCCTGAAGCATGTATCTGATGACATGAAAACTCATAAAAATCCTTCTCTGAAAGCTCAGACTGGTCCAGTCAGAAGTGGCCCGAAACCATTTACAAGCCCTAAGCCAACAATTGTTGCTTCTCCTGCAGCCAAACCGGCTCCTAAGAAGGAGCCTGCCATGTTGGAGCTTGAGGGCAAGAAATGGAGGGTG GAAAACCAGGAGAATGCCTCCAACCTGGTGATCAGCGACACAGAGCTGAAACAAGTGGTTTACATCTACAAGTGTGTAAACAGCACCCTGCAGATAAAGGGAAAGATCAATTCCATCACTGTTG ATAACTGCAAGAAGCTTGGCTTGGTGTTTGAAGACGCTGTGGGCATTGTGGAAATAATCAACTCGCGTGATGTTAAAGTGcag GTTCTAGGTAAAGTGCCAACAATCTCTATCAACAAGACTGATGGTTGTCATGTTTACCTAAGCAAGGACAGCCTTAAGTGCGAGATTATAAGCGCCAAATCTTCAGAAATGAATGTTTTGGTCCCAGGAAGTGGAGGAGAATtt AGCGAGTTTCCAGTGCCAGAGCAATTTAAGACCGTTTGGAACGGTCAAAAGTTGGTTACCACAGTCACCGAGATTGCAGGATAG